The following is a genomic window from Spirochaetota bacterium.
ATCCGGGACCACTCTCTGTCGGCTTTCTGCTCCCCGGGAGTTCAAGCCCTTCGACGACCTGCGGATGGTGGAAGAGAAGTATTTCCTCGCGCTCGATGTCCGGGCGCTTTCCCGACTGGAACCATCGCGCAAAATATCGATTGAGGCGCAGATACGCATATCCGTGATTCTCCTCCGGCATGAGCGATGTATCCTCGCTCATATCATTCCAGGTGATAATCGCAACGCTTTTCGCGCCGGAACGTATCGCCTCCATCCACTCATCCTGAAAGCTCACGATACCGAGCCGCTCGTAGATCTTCGGGCTTGTCGGCGCGGTGCCGTCTCCCCCGCGGGACTGCATGAACGACGGGGCGAATGACGGGCACCATTCCTTCTGCGATGCGGCGCACAACGCTTCGCCCTGTTTTCGCATTTCCAAGGCGTCGCCGTAGCTCGAATTCGCCGACCAATCGAAAACGGCATCGGCAGCGGCAAGCCAATCGGGTGCTATCTCACCGCCGTTCGGGAATCGCGGTAGTGAGGGATAGCGGCACAGTTTTAAATATACTTTCTCTCTGCCGCCGAGCGGGGCGAACAGCCACTGCGCTGCTTTCGCATACGGTACATTTTTAAAGAGCGCATGGTCCTGCATGGCGATGATCCATTTGCCGTCATGCTTTCTCCACACATCGCCGAAACGCTCGCTCCATGTTTTGAGGACTTGCCCGTAGCGGCGCATCTCGGCCTCAATCGTCGGGCGGGGTTCCGCGCCCCACGCCGTCATGATCTTTCCCCAGTTCTCCGGGTCCATCTTGAACCACCAGAAGTCGGGATAGAACTGAACGGTTTTTTCTTTCTGCATCTCGCCGAACAGCATGTTCTGGAACGCCGTATCATTGCTGTTTATTTCGCCCATCCGGGGATACATCCACACGGCGAACGTATTGACACCGGCGATGCACGCCTGCTCAATATCCCATCTCGCAGCGGCACGAAAATCGCGGCTTATCTCGACCTGTTCCGCAAGCGGTCTGGCAAGGTAGTCGTTCTGTCTCGACGGCTTTCCTTTCGGATGGAAGGTCGCGACCATCGATGTCATATAATGCGCAGCGATCGTCTTTGACCCTGACACGGTCGGTGTACTTTCCCGTCCCGCCCGTTCCTGACTAAAACCGCCAAAAGAAAAAATGGATAATACACCGAGAGCGAAAAGGGTATCATGTCTCATTCATTCCTCCGCTGTGATCAGGCGATCCGCAGTAGCACTATGATCCGATCATTACCGCACCATGAACAGATATGTTCCCCCGGCAGGCAGATCGAACGAATGCGTTAGCGCGGATGCGCTCGTGCGTTTTCCCGGCGCGCATTCGACGAGCGACGCGGGTTTTTTCAAACGCACCTTCACCGTTCCCGTGGCAAGCGGATGGAGCATGATAAGGTTCTCACACGCTGCACTCACAGTGCCTGGATCGGTAAGCTGCCATGCGCCGAAATATTTTGCAAGTGCCGCGATCATATTCCGCGAGAGCATGCGTGCCCCGATGAACACTGTTTTGTACGTACCGTAGTCCCTGAAGGCAAAACCCGCATGCGCGTCATCCCCATACGCTGAAAGCACGGTAGCGGATGCGTCGACGACGGCAAGCGTATACTCGTCCTTTTTAATCTTTTCCATTGATGCATTGAACACAGGCGGTGCTGTCAACTCCGACGGTCCGCCTGCGGCGAGCACGAATCCGGCGCTTCCGCTCGCAACGCGGACAACGACGATGTTCTTCCCTTGCTTAAGCCTTACCTTGAACTTATATGCGTTCACGGTGTAATCCGCTCTTTCATTGCCCTTTTCGATGGTATTAAAAACATCTTTCCCGTTCACCCACCATTGCATCCACCAATCCGCCCCGCCGCCGAAATACACATCCTCATCGGCTTTGGATTGAACGCGATAATAGACATAGGCATTGCGTTCCGGCTTCAACGCCCCGCCGATAATCGCCTGCAGATCGATGAATGTTCCTTGCAGCGTCACGTGCTTCGCCTCCGCTCTTGTGGCTCCGACGGATAATACCGCGGGAACGGCGTTGAGATCTTCGCTTTTGGGAAGCGTTTCGCTCTTGTCGAACGGCCCGAATACGGTACATTCCGCCGGCCATGTCACGCTGCCAAGCGCCGCCGACGCTTCTTCCCCCCACGATACGAGGCTGTGCTTATTGTCGACGGTAAACGACGGCACGGGTGCATCCTCAAGGCGTGAAACCTTCATCCCCATTGTCTTAGAAAGAGCATCGATGTCGTTAAACGACTGTGCATAGCCCGTATCCCGTAAAAACACAACGGTCGCTCCTGCGGATTTTATTTTCTCGATGCTCGCGATGAGCCGCTGATCGAGGTTTATGAGATTCTGCAGGATATACAGTTTCGCCTTCGGCACTTTCCCCTCGCGCAGGTCTTCCGCATAGTACTGCCCGTACGGCACCCCGGAGGCGTTCAATTCGTTCTGCTGGAAACGCGTCCATTCAAGCGGCGCGATCGCCGCGCCTCGGTTGAGATGGTCGACCGCCTTTTCGTCATACACGACGGCGACATCGGCGACAGGGTATTGCGCGGGTGA
Proteins encoded in this region:
- a CDS encoding endo-1,3-alpha-glucanase family glycosylhydrolase, whose translation is MRHDTLFALGVLSIFSFGGFSQERAGRESTPTVSGSKTIAAHYMTSMVATFHPKGKPSRQNDYLARPLAEQVEISRDFRAAARWDIEQACIAGVNTFAVWMYPRMGEINSNDTAFQNMLFGEMQKEKTVQFYPDFWWFKMDPENWGKIMTAWGAEPRPTIEAEMRRYGQVLKTWSERFGDVWRKHDGKWIIAMQDHALFKNVPYAKAAQWLFAPLGGREKVYLKLCRYPSLPRFPNGGEIAPDWLAAADAVFDWSANSSYGDALEMRKQGEALCAASQKEWCPSFAPSFMQSRGGDGTAPTSPKIYERLGIVSFQDEWMEAIRSGAKSVAIITWNDMSEDTSLMPEENHGYAYLRLNRYFARWFQSGKRPDIEREEILLFHHPQVVEGLELPGSRKPTESGPGCSTPPTDFVAVVTFLKKSAEVSVIFHKQVIAKKECPPGYLAWFLYNPRKQLPPESGLADTDPVYPSASDDLAVTILDKPFTDAEVFLEVKRGSEPPILFRSQRPIVSAAGRADLTTIGNVFRIER